A single Larimichthys crocea isolate SSNF chromosome VIII, L_crocea_2.0, whole genome shotgun sequence DNA region contains:
- the tdp1 gene encoding tyrosyl-DNA phosphodiesterase 1 — MTQDSQHGKWTISSSDDDDEALPPSGTTSSNRPPASNPGLHRSASPPSPKLEPPVEVKPEPANTPVSSLVVGSEARQSAAMNQLNPVKYETSQSLAGKRKKEVSDGSGWALSESDDDDDGHAKGKSVSNLPKKAPSPKTKKAKVENERPPSPHGRLFYIDEPDDFFESSVPCLNDMYRFYLNKVTGLDRKYNSGALHIRDILSPLFGTLKESVQFNYCFDIAWMVNQYPAEFRDRPVLLVHGDKREAKARLVQQAQPFPHVRFCQAKLDIAFGTHHTKMMLLWYEEGFRVIIMTSNLIRADWYQKTQGLWMSPLYPRLPKGSSATSGESPTFFKRDLLEYLASYRAPELEEWIQRIKEHDLSETRVYLVGSTPGRYVGSDMERWGHLRMRKLLYDHTDPVPSEERWPVIGQFSSIGSMGLDKSKWLAGEFQRTMTTLGKSSLRSDPPMHLLYPSVEDVRNSLEGYPAGGSLPYSIQTAQKQLWLHSYFHRWKANTTGRSHAMPHIKTYMRASPDFTQLAWFLVTSANLSKAAWGALEKNNTQVMVRSYELGVLYVPSAFNMKTFPVHKNPFPASSSSSGFPVPFDLPPTCYSPKDQPWIWNIPYSQAPDTHGNIWVPS; from the exons ATGACTCAGGACAGTCAACACGGCAAGTGGACCATCTCCAGCAGTGATGACGATGACGAGGCTCTTCCTCCCTCTGGGACTACATCATCTAACCGACCCCCTGCTTCTAATCCCGGTCTTCATCGGTCTGCCTCTCCCCCAAGCCCTAAACTTGAACCACCTGTGGAGGTGAAACCAGAACCAGCCAACACCCCTGTATCCTCACTTGTTGTCGGCTCTGAGGCCAGGCAGTCAGCAGCAATGAACCAGTTAAATCCAGTGAAGTATGAAACTAGTCAGTCACTGGCTGGAAAGCGGAAGAAAGAGGTGTCGGATGGCTCAGGCTGGGCTCTCTCGGAGagtgatgacgacgatgatggaCATGCAAAGGGGAAGAGTGTCAGTAACTTGCCAAAGAAGGCACCAAGCcccaaaacaaagaaagcaaaggTGGAGAACGAGCGTCCGCCGAGTCCCCACGGCCGGCTCTTTTACATCGACGAGCCAGACGACTTCTTTGAATCCAGCGTTCCCTGTCTGAACGACATGTACAGGTTTTACCTGAACAAAGTCACAGGCCTGGACAGGAAGTACAACAGTGGAGCTCTGCACATCAGAG ACATCCTCTCTCCATTATTCGGGACCCTGAAAGAATCTGTTCAG tTCAACTACTGCTTTGATATTGCCTGGATGGTTAATCAGTACCCAGCAGAGTTTAG GGATCGTCCCGTTCTGCTTGTCCATGGAGATAAGAGGGAGGCCAAAGCCCGGCTCGTGCAGCAGGCTCAGCCTTTCCCACATGTTCGATTCTGTCAG GCCAAGTTGGATATTGCTTTTGGAACTCACCACAC GAAGATGATGTTGCTGTGGTATGAGGAAGGCTTCAGAGTCATCATTATGACCTCCAATCTCATCAGAGCTGACTGGTACCAGAAAACACAAGG GTTGTGGATGAGCCCCTTGTATCCACGTTTACCAAAGGGCAGCAGTGCAACCTCAGGTGAGTCACCGACCTTCTTTAAAAGGGACCTGCTAGAATACTTGGCATCATACCGTGCACCAGAACTCGAGGAGTGGATCCAACGAATCAAAGAGCACGACCTGTCAGAGACCAG GGTTTATTTGGTGGGCTCAACCCCGGGGAGATATGTTGGTTCAGACATGGAGCGTTGGGGCCACCTGAGGATGAGGAAG cTGTTGTATGACCACACTGATCCTGTTCCCAGCGAGGAAAGGTGGCCTGTGATTGGCCAGTTCTCCAGCATCGGCTCAATGGGACTGGATAAGTCCAAATGGTTGGCAGGGGAATTTCAGCGCACCATGACCACGCTGGGGAAATCCTCTCTGCGCTCAGACCCCCCCATGCACTTG CTGTATCCATCTGTCGAAGATGTGAGGAATAGTTTAGAAGGTTATCCAG CGGGAGGATCTCTTCCTTACAGCATCCAGACAGCGCAGAAACAACTTTGGCTCCACTCGTACTTCCA tCGTTGGAAGGCGAATACAACAGGAAGAAGTCATGCTATGCCACACATCAAGACGTACATGAGGGCGTCACCAGACTTCACTCAGCTTGCCTGGTTCCTCGTCACAAG tgccAACCTGTCCAAAGCAGCGTGGGGTGCGCTGGAGAAGAACAACACTCAGGTGATGGTTCGTTCGTACGAGCTGGGAGTCCTCTATGTGCCCTCCGCCTTT AACATGAAGACCTTCCCTGTTCACAAAAACCCATTTcctgcctcttcttcctcctctggtttCCCTGTGCCCTTTGACCTCCCTCCTACATGCTACTCTCCTAAAG ATCAGCCTTGGATCTGGAACATTCCGTACAGCCAGGCACCCGACACACACGGCAACATCTGGGTTCCctcttga
- the LOC104919714 gene encoding homeobox-containing protein 1 isoform X1 produces the protein MFQQCEEPRFTIEQIDLLQRLRRTGITQAEVLHALDTLDHLDRKHGHKLPHKPSYMPPSSSLSSSSTAAASSSMTSTATQTTFPDNRLSLSPNNNFDTTSPPLPMPVASPVAIAGVAQNGLVAVTNGKLSPPRFPLGVVSGSVTAPGYGFETSEEDIDVDDKVEDLMRRDSAVIKEEIKSFLANRRISQAVVAQVTGISQSRISHWLLQQGSDLSEQKKRAFFRWYQLEKTNPGATLAMRAAPLALDDMMDWHQAPPTFGSAPTGFRLRRGSRFTWRKECLAVMESYFSDNQYPDEAKREEIATACNAVIQKPGKKLSDLERVTSLKVYNWFANRRKDIKRRANIEAAILESHGIEVQSPGGQSNSDEVDGNDFPDQGCEVSLFDKRASTRQFGFSRADLSSPTQVPTLLPSWFSTLGRGALSGQRGTSLIGRSLVSVVGPQAEGSRLSGVSWSPPSPSLQDEPTIHSALSEPQDQIGLEKAAVDHSNQALANQVDGARCSMGNDIKTETLEDD, from the exons ATGTTCCAGCAGTGTGAGGAGCCTCGTTTCACCATCGAGCAGATTGACCTCCTCCAGAGGCTAAGGAGGACAGGAATCACACAGGCGGAGGTCCTCCACGCCCTGGACACCCTGGACCACCTGGACCGGAAACATGGACACAAGTTGCCCCATAAACCTTCCTACATGCCTCCCTCGTCTTCCTTGTCTTCTTCTAGCACCGCCGCCGCCTCTTCTTCTATGACTTCCACCGCCACTCAGACAACTTTCCCTGACAACCGGCTCTCACTGTCGCCTAACAACAACTTCGACACCACCTCCCCACCTCTACCAATGCCAGTAGCCTCACCTGTAGCCATCGCAGGCGTAGCTCAGAACGGTCTAGTCGCTGTCACCAATGGGAAGCTCTCGCCGCCCCGGTTTCCTCTTGGTGTAGTTAGTGGTAGTGTGACGGCACCGGGCTACGGGTTTGAGACCAGTGAAGAGGACATAGATGTTGATGACAAGGTGGAGGACTTGATGAG GAGGGACAGTGCTGTGATCAAAGAGGAGATTAAGTCCTTCCTGGCCAACAGGCGAATCTCCCAGGCTGTGGTCGCTCAGGTAACAG GGATCAGCCAGAGTCGGATCTCCCACTGGCTCCTGCAGCAGGGATCAGACCTCAGCGAGCAGAAGAAACGAGCCTTCTTCCGATGGTACCAGCTGGAGAAGACTAATCCTG GTGCTACTCTTGCCATGCGAGCCGCCCCATTGGCTCTAGACGACATGATGGATTGGCACCAAGCCCCGCCTACCTTTGGTTCTGCCCCCACGGGCTTCCGTCTGCGGCGAGGGAGCAGGTTCACCTGGAGGAAGGAGTGTTTGGCTGTTatggagag CTACTTTAGTGATAACCAGTACCCCGATGAGGCCAAGAGGGAGGAGATTGCCACTGCCTGCAACGCTGTCATTCAGAAACCAG ggaAGAAGCTGTCTGATTTGGAGAGGGTAACATCTCTGAAAGTCTACAACTGGTTTGCCAACCGCCGCAAAGACATCAAGAGACGCGCCAACATTG aagCAGCCATCTTGGAGAGCCACGGCATCGAGGTTCAGAGTCCAGGAGGTCAGTCCAACAGCGACGAGGTGGACGGCAACGACTTCCCCGACCAG GGCTGCGAGGTGTCTTTATTTGACAAGAGAGCTTCAACCAGGCAATTTGGTTTCAGTCGAGCTGACCTGTCCTCTCCGACCCAG GTTCCCACGCTGCTCCCCAGCTGGTTTTCCACCCTGGGTAGAGGGGCCTTGTCTGGACAGAGGGGCACTTCTCTGATCGGCCGCTCCCTAGTGTCAGTGGTGGGCCCTCAGGCGGAGGGTTCCAGATTGTCAGGCGTGTCCTGGTCTCCGCCCTCACCCTCCCTCCAGGACGAACCCACCATCCACAGCGCGCTGTCCGAGCCCCAGGACCAAATCGGCTTGGAGAAGGCGGCTGTCGACCACAGCAACCAAGCCCTAGCCAATCAGGTGGATGGAGCAAGGTGCAGTATGGGGAATGACATCAAGACGGAAACGCTGGAGGACGACTGA
- the LOC104919714 gene encoding homeobox-containing protein 1 isoform X3 yields the protein MFQQCEEPRFTIEQIDLLQRLRRTGITQAEVLHALDTLDHLDRKHGHKLPHKPSYMPPSSSLSSSSTAAASSSMTSTATQTTFPDNRLSLSPNNNFDTTSPPLPMPVASPVAIAGVAQNGLVAVTNGKLSPPRFPLGVVSGSVTAPGYGFETSEEDIDVDDKVEDLMRRDSAVIKEEIKSFLANRRISQAVVAQVTGISQSRISHWLLQQGSDLSEQKKRAFFRWYQLEKTNPGATLAMRAAPLALDDMMDWHQAPPTFGSAPTGFRLRRGSRFTWRKECLAVMESYFSDNQYPDEAKREEIATACNAVIQKPGKKLSDLERVTSLKVYNWFANRRKDIKRRANIAILESHGIEVQSPGGQSNSDEVDGNDFPDQGCEVSLFDKRASTRQFGFSRADLSSPTQVPTLLPSWFSTLGRGALSGQRGTSLIGRSLVSVVGPQAEGSRLSGVSWSPPSPSLQDEPTIHSALSEPQDQIGLEKAAVDHSNQALANQVDGARCSMGNDIKTETLEDD from the exons ATGTTCCAGCAGTGTGAGGAGCCTCGTTTCACCATCGAGCAGATTGACCTCCTCCAGAGGCTAAGGAGGACAGGAATCACACAGGCGGAGGTCCTCCACGCCCTGGACACCCTGGACCACCTGGACCGGAAACATGGACACAAGTTGCCCCATAAACCTTCCTACATGCCTCCCTCGTCTTCCTTGTCTTCTTCTAGCACCGCCGCCGCCTCTTCTTCTATGACTTCCACCGCCACTCAGACAACTTTCCCTGACAACCGGCTCTCACTGTCGCCTAACAACAACTTCGACACCACCTCCCCACCTCTACCAATGCCAGTAGCCTCACCTGTAGCCATCGCAGGCGTAGCTCAGAACGGTCTAGTCGCTGTCACCAATGGGAAGCTCTCGCCGCCCCGGTTTCCTCTTGGTGTAGTTAGTGGTAGTGTGACGGCACCGGGCTACGGGTTTGAGACCAGTGAAGAGGACATAGATGTTGATGACAAGGTGGAGGACTTGATGAG GAGGGACAGTGCTGTGATCAAAGAGGAGATTAAGTCCTTCCTGGCCAACAGGCGAATCTCCCAGGCTGTGGTCGCTCAGGTAACAG GGATCAGCCAGAGTCGGATCTCCCACTGGCTCCTGCAGCAGGGATCAGACCTCAGCGAGCAGAAGAAACGAGCCTTCTTCCGATGGTACCAGCTGGAGAAGACTAATCCTG GTGCTACTCTTGCCATGCGAGCCGCCCCATTGGCTCTAGACGACATGATGGATTGGCACCAAGCCCCGCCTACCTTTGGTTCTGCCCCCACGGGCTTCCGTCTGCGGCGAGGGAGCAGGTTCACCTGGAGGAAGGAGTGTTTGGCTGTTatggagag CTACTTTAGTGATAACCAGTACCCCGATGAGGCCAAGAGGGAGGAGATTGCCACTGCCTGCAACGCTGTCATTCAGAAACCAG ggaAGAAGCTGTCTGATTTGGAGAGGGTAACATCTCTGAAAGTCTACAACTGGTTTGCCAACCGCCGCAAAGACATCAAGAGACGCGCCAACATTG CCATCTTGGAGAGCCACGGCATCGAGGTTCAGAGTCCAGGAGGTCAGTCCAACAGCGACGAGGTGGACGGCAACGACTTCCCCGACCAG GGCTGCGAGGTGTCTTTATTTGACAAGAGAGCTTCAACCAGGCAATTTGGTTTCAGTCGAGCTGACCTGTCCTCTCCGACCCAG GTTCCCACGCTGCTCCCCAGCTGGTTTTCCACCCTGGGTAGAGGGGCCTTGTCTGGACAGAGGGGCACTTCTCTGATCGGCCGCTCCCTAGTGTCAGTGGTGGGCCCTCAGGCGGAGGGTTCCAGATTGTCAGGCGTGTCCTGGTCTCCGCCCTCACCCTCCCTCCAGGACGAACCCACCATCCACAGCGCGCTGTCCGAGCCCCAGGACCAAATCGGCTTGGAGAAGGCGGCTGTCGACCACAGCAACCAAGCCCTAGCCAATCAGGTGGATGGAGCAAGGTGCAGTATGGGGAATGACATCAAGACGGAAACGCTGGAGGACGACTGA
- the LOC104919714 gene encoding homeobox-containing protein 1 isoform X2 codes for MFQQCEEPRFTIEQIDLLQRLRRTGITQAEVLHALDTLDHLDRKHGHKLPHKPSYMPPSSSLSSSSTAAASSSMTSTATQTTFPDNRLSLSPNNNFDTTSPPLPMPVASPVAIAGVAQNGLVAVTNGKLSPPRFPLGVVSGSVTAPGYGFETSEEDIDVDDKVEDLMRRDSAVIKEEIKSFLANRRISQAVVAQVTGISQSRISHWLLQQGSDLSEQKKRAFFRWYQLEKTNPGATLAMRAAPLALDDMMDWHQAPPTFGSAPTGFRLRRGSRFTWRKECLAVMESYFSDNQYPDEAKREEIATACNAVIQKPGKKLSDLERVTSLKVYNWFANRRKDIKRRANIAAILESHGIEVQSPGGQSNSDEVDGNDFPDQGCEVSLFDKRASTRQFGFSRADLSSPTQVPTLLPSWFSTLGRGALSGQRGTSLIGRSLVSVVGPQAEGSRLSGVSWSPPSPSLQDEPTIHSALSEPQDQIGLEKAAVDHSNQALANQVDGARCSMGNDIKTETLEDD; via the exons ATGTTCCAGCAGTGTGAGGAGCCTCGTTTCACCATCGAGCAGATTGACCTCCTCCAGAGGCTAAGGAGGACAGGAATCACACAGGCGGAGGTCCTCCACGCCCTGGACACCCTGGACCACCTGGACCGGAAACATGGACACAAGTTGCCCCATAAACCTTCCTACATGCCTCCCTCGTCTTCCTTGTCTTCTTCTAGCACCGCCGCCGCCTCTTCTTCTATGACTTCCACCGCCACTCAGACAACTTTCCCTGACAACCGGCTCTCACTGTCGCCTAACAACAACTTCGACACCACCTCCCCACCTCTACCAATGCCAGTAGCCTCACCTGTAGCCATCGCAGGCGTAGCTCAGAACGGTCTAGTCGCTGTCACCAATGGGAAGCTCTCGCCGCCCCGGTTTCCTCTTGGTGTAGTTAGTGGTAGTGTGACGGCACCGGGCTACGGGTTTGAGACCAGTGAAGAGGACATAGATGTTGATGACAAGGTGGAGGACTTGATGAG GAGGGACAGTGCTGTGATCAAAGAGGAGATTAAGTCCTTCCTGGCCAACAGGCGAATCTCCCAGGCTGTGGTCGCTCAGGTAACAG GGATCAGCCAGAGTCGGATCTCCCACTGGCTCCTGCAGCAGGGATCAGACCTCAGCGAGCAGAAGAAACGAGCCTTCTTCCGATGGTACCAGCTGGAGAAGACTAATCCTG GTGCTACTCTTGCCATGCGAGCCGCCCCATTGGCTCTAGACGACATGATGGATTGGCACCAAGCCCCGCCTACCTTTGGTTCTGCCCCCACGGGCTTCCGTCTGCGGCGAGGGAGCAGGTTCACCTGGAGGAAGGAGTGTTTGGCTGTTatggagag CTACTTTAGTGATAACCAGTACCCCGATGAGGCCAAGAGGGAGGAGATTGCCACTGCCTGCAACGCTGTCATTCAGAAACCAG ggaAGAAGCTGTCTGATTTGGAGAGGGTAACATCTCTGAAAGTCTACAACTGGTTTGCCAACCGCCGCAAAGACATCAAGAGACGCGCCAACATTG CAGCCATCTTGGAGAGCCACGGCATCGAGGTTCAGAGTCCAGGAGGTCAGTCCAACAGCGACGAGGTGGACGGCAACGACTTCCCCGACCAG GGCTGCGAGGTGTCTTTATTTGACAAGAGAGCTTCAACCAGGCAATTTGGTTTCAGTCGAGCTGACCTGTCCTCTCCGACCCAG GTTCCCACGCTGCTCCCCAGCTGGTTTTCCACCCTGGGTAGAGGGGCCTTGTCTGGACAGAGGGGCACTTCTCTGATCGGCCGCTCCCTAGTGTCAGTGGTGGGCCCTCAGGCGGAGGGTTCCAGATTGTCAGGCGTGTCCTGGTCTCCGCCCTCACCCTCCCTCCAGGACGAACCCACCATCCACAGCGCGCTGTCCGAGCCCCAGGACCAAATCGGCTTGGAGAAGGCGGCTGTCGACCACAGCAACCAAGCCCTAGCCAATCAGGTGGATGGAGCAAGGTGCAGTATGGGGAATGACATCAAGACGGAAACGCTGGAGGACGACTGA